DNA from Actinoplanes sp. SE50/110:
GCGCGGCTGCGGGCGCTGGTCAAGGCCGGTGACGAGCGCGCCACCACCGCGCTGCGCGAGTCCGGGCTGGACGAGTGGGCCGCCGGCAACCTGGTGAACTACCTGCGCGAGCAGCGCGAGTCGACCCGGCACCTGCCCGACGACCGGACGATCGTCGTCGAACGTTTCCGCGACGAGCTGGGCGACTGGCGGATGACCGTGCACTGCGTGCTGGGCGCCCGGGTGAACGCGCCGTGGGCCCTGGCGATCGGCCGGCGGCTCGGTGAACGGTTCGGCGTCGACGGGCAGGTGATGCCCTCCGACGACGGCATCGTGATCCGGTTGCCGGACACCGCCGAGGAGCCGCCCGGCGCCGACCTGGTCGCCTTCGACCCGGAGGAGATCCTCCAGATCGTCGAGGAGTCGGTGGGCACGTCCGCGCTGTTCGCCTCCCGGTTCCGCGAGTGCGCGGCGCGGTCGCTGCTGCTGCCCCGTCGGGACCCGCGCCGCCGGCAGCCGCTCTGGCAGCAGCGGCAGCGGTCGGCGCAACTGCTCGACGTGGCGCGCGAGTTCGCCGACTTCCCGGTGACGCTGGAAGCGGCCCGCGAGTGCCTGCAGGACGTCTTCGACGTCCCCGGCCTGACCGGCCTGATGCGCGAGATCGCCGGCCGCAAGGTCCGCCTCGTCGAGACCGAAACCCCGCGGCCGTCGCCGTTCGCGCGATCGCTGCTCTTCGGCTACGTCGGCGCTTTCCTGTACGAGGGGGACGCCCCCCTGGCCGAGCGGCGCGCCGCCGCGCTCGCCCTGGACGCGACGCTGCTCGGCGAGCTGCTCGGCCGGGTCGACCTGCGCGAGCTGCTCGACCCGGGAGTGGTCACCGAGACCGAGGCCCAGCTGCAATGGCGGACCACCCAGCGCAGCCCGCGCGACGCCGAGGACGCGGCCGAGCTGCTCCGGCTCCTCGGCGACCTCTCCCCGGCCGAGCTGGCCGAACGCGGCGTGCCGGAGGACTGGGTGGTGTCGCTCGAGTCGGCCCGCCGGGCGATCCGGGTGCGGGTGGCCGGCGAGGAACGCTGGATCGGCGTCGACGACGCGGGGCGGTATCGGGACGCCCTCGGGGTGGCCCTGCCGGTCGGGCTGGCCGAGGCGTACCTGGAGCCGGTCGCCGACCCGCTCGGTGACCTGGTCGCCCGCTACGCCCGCACGCACGGACCGTTCCTCGCGGCGACCTGCGCGGCCCGGTTCGGGCTCGGCGTCTTCGTGGTGGAGCAGGCCCTCAAACGGCTGTCCGCGACCGGCCGGGTGACCTCCGGCGAATTCTCCCCGGACGGCGCCGGCACCGAATGGTGCGACGCCGAGGTGCTGCGCATGCTGCGGCGGCGGTCGCTGGCCGCGCTGCGCCGGGAGATCGAACCGGTCCCGCCGAAGGTGCTGGCCGCGTTCCTGCCCCGCTGGCACCAGGTGGGCGGCAACGCGCGCGGTGTCGACGCGCTGGCCGCCGTCATCGAACAGGTGCAGGGGCTGGCCGTGCCGGCGTCCGCGTGGGAGCGGCTGGTCCTGCCGGCCCGGATCGCCGACTACGCCCCGCCGCAACTCGACGAGTTGTGCGGCAGCGGCGAGGTGCTGTGGGCCGGGTCCGGGTCGATCGCGGGTGGCGACGGGTGGGTGACCCTGGCCTACGCGGACTCCGCGCCGCTGCTGCTCCCCCCGCCGGACGAGGAGTTCGCGCTCACCCCGGCCCACCAGGCGGTGCTGGACGCGCTCGGCGACGGGCAGGCGCTGTTCTTCCGGTCGCTGTCCGACCGGGCCGGCTCGACCGACGACACCGACCTGGCCGCCGTCGTCTGGGATCTGGTGTGGGCCGGGCATCTGACCAACGACACGTTCGCCCCACTGCGCGCGTTGCTCGGCGGCAGCGGCGCGCACCGGGCGAAAGCCGCGCCGGCCCGAAGCCGCTACCGGCGGCCCGGGCGGCCGCACCTGCCGTCCCGGACCGGGCCGCTGAACATGGCCGGCCGCTGGTCCCGGCTGCCCGACCGGGACCCCGACCCGACCCGGCGGGCCGCCGCCCTCGCCGACCTGCTCCTGGAACGCCACGGGGTGGTGACCCGGGGCGCGGTGATGGCCGAAGGGGTGACCGGTGGGTTCGCGGCGGTCTACCCGGTGCTGAGCGCGCTGGAGGAACGCGGGGCGGCCCGCCGCGGCTACTTCGTCGAGGGGCTCGGGGCCGCGCAGTTCGCGGTGCCCGGCGCGGTGGACCGGCTGCGGGCCCTGGCCGAGCCGGCGGAACTCGCCAAACGCACCGGGGCGGGCGGGCTGGTGCTGGCCGCGTCGGATCCCGCCAACCCGTACGGGGCGGCGCTGCCCTGGCCGGAACGGATCGTCGACAGCGGGGACGGTGAGCCGGTCGCCAAAGCCGGGCACCGGGCCGGACGCAAGGCGGGGGCGCTCGTCGTGCTGGTCGGCGGCGAGCTCGTGCTCTACGTGGAACGCGGCGGGCGGACGCTGCTGTCGTTCGCGGACGATCCGGAGGCGCTGACCGCGGCCGGGCAGGCGCTGGCCGCCTCGGTGCGGTCCGGGGCGCTCGGGGCGATGTCGGTGGAACGGGCGGACGGAGAATCGGTGCATGCGTCGCCGCTGCGGGAGGCGCTGACCGCCGCCGGGTTCCGGGCTACGCCGCGCGGGTTGCGGCTACGAGGGTGAGCGGCGGCGGGTGAGCGGCGGCGCTGCGGGAGGCGCTGACCGCCGCCGGGTTCCGGGCTACGCCGCGCGGGTTGCGGCTACGAGGGTGAGCGGCGGCGGGTGAGCGGCGCCGCTGCGCGCGGCCGGGCCCGGGGCTACACCGCGCGGGTGGTGACCGCTTCTGCCCGGGGTGGGGAAGCGGCCACCATCAGCCGATCAGATGTGCGGCAGCACCTCCGAGGCCACCAGCTCGATGTGCTCGATGTCGGACAGGTCCAGTACCTGCAGGAACAGCCGGGATGCGCCCGCCTCGGCATACCGCTTGATGGTCTCGACCACCTCGCCGGGCGTGCCGACCACGCCGCCGCTCTCCCGCATCTCCTCGACCTCACGGCCGATGGCGGCGGCGCGGCGGCGCAGTTCGGTGTCGTCACGGCCGGCGCAGAGGACGGCGGCGGCGCTGAAAGCCGGGGGTTCGGCGCGGCCGATGGCGGCGCTGGCCGCACGTACCCGGTCGAAATGCGCGGGCAGCTCGTCGATCTTGGAGAAGGGGACGTTGAACTCGGCGGCGAACCGGGCGGCCAGATCCGGGGTGCGCTTCTTGCCATGCCCGCCGACGATCACCGGGAGCGGCGACTGCACCGGTTTCGGCAGCGCCGGCGAGTCGGTGAGCCGGTAGTGCTTGCCGTCGAAGCTGAACGTCTCACCGGCCGGGGTGCCCCACAGACCGGTGATGACCTGCAGTTGTTCGTCGAGGCGGTCGAAGCGTTCACCCAGCGGCGGGAACGGGATGCCGTACGCCTGGTGCTCGGTGTCGAACCAGCCGCCGCCGAGCCCGAACTCGATCCGGCCGCCGCTCATCGCGTCGACCTGGGCGACCGCGATCGCCAGCGGGCCGGGAAGCCGGAACGTCGCGGAGCTGACCAGCGTGCCCAGCCGGATCCGGGACGTCTGCACGGCCAGCGCGGCCAGCGTGATCCAGGCGTCGGACGGCCCGGGGGCGCCGGACACGTCCCCCATCTTGACGTAGTGATCGGAGCGGAAGAATCCGTCGAAGCCACCGTCCTCGGCGGCTTTGGCGACCCGGAGCAGGTCGTCGTGGCTGGCACCCTGCTGGGGTTCGGTGAAGATCACGAGACGCATGACGTCAACCCTGCCAGATCCGCGCGGCGTGCCCGGGCGCATCGGGTGGCGACTGGCAGTAACTTGGCCACCATGGCCGGTTACGGATGGATCAGCTTCACCACGGATTACGGCACGTTCGACGGGTTCGTGGCGGCCTGCCACGGCTCGATCGCCCGGGTCGCCCCGGATGTCCGGGTGATCGACGTCACGCATCACGTGCCGCCGGCCGACGTGACCCGAGGTGCCGCCGTGCTCGCCCAGACCGCGCCGCATCTGCCGCCGTCGGTGCATCTCGCGGTGGTCGACCCGGGGGTCGGCACGGCGCGCCGCGGGGTGGTGCTGGCCACCCCGGGCGGGTTGCTCGTCGGCCCGGACAACGGCCTGCTGATCTGGGCCGCCGAGTCGCTCGGCGGGATCACCGCGGCCCACGAGCTGGGCAACAAGGAGTGGACGCTGGGCGACGTCTCGCGGACCTTCCACGGCCGGGACGTGTTCGCTCCGGCGGCGGCGCGGCTCGCCGGCGGCGCCGCGCCGTCCGAGGCCGGTCCGGCGCTCGACCCGGCTTCGCTGGTCCGTCTGCCCGATCCGGTCGCCAGCGTCGGCGACGGCTGGATCGAGGCGGAGGTGCTGACCGTCGACCGGTTCGGCAACGTCCAGCTGGCCGCCGAGGGGGCGCTGCTCAGCGGGCTCGGCACCGAGCTCACCGTGAACGGCACGGTCCGGGCCCGGCGCGGGGCGACGTTCGCCGATGTCGGGGCCGGCGAATTGCTGGTGTACACCGATTCGGCCGACCAGGTGGCGATCGCGGTGAACAACGGCCGCGCCGTCGTGGTCCTCTCGGTCGTCCCCGGCGACATGGTGCGCATCGCCGAACGCCGCTGAAGCCAACCGCGGCAACAGGATCGGTGGCCGGACACCGCCGAACCGGCGCCGTAAACCAGACCGAGGACCGACACCGCTGAAACGGGCGCCGGAAACCGAACCGGTGACCGGACACCGCCGAACCGGCGCCGTAAACCAGACCGGTGACCGGACACCGCCGAACCGGCAACGGACACAAGATCGGCGGACGCCCCGACGAGGTGCCGAAGTGCGATCGGCCCGGAACGGCATAAATTGGAGGTATGCCGGAAGGAGACACCGTCTGGAACACCGCCCGGGTCGTGGAACGCGCCCTCACCGGTGAAGTGCTGACCGGCTGTGACTTCCGGGTGCCGCGCCTGGCCGCCACCGACCTCACCGGGTGGACGGTGGCCGAGTCGGCGAGCCGCGGCAAGCATCTGCTGCTCCGCCTGACCCGGGAGGGTCACGACCCGCACACCCTGCATTCGCATCTGCGGATGGAGGGCGCCTGGCGGACGTATGCGCCGGGGGAACGCTGGACCGGCCGCCCCGCGCACCTGATCCGGGTGGTGTTGCGAACTGCCCGCTCGGTCGCCGTCGGCTATCACCTGCACGATCTGAGCCTGATCCGGACCGCCGACGAGGACAGCCTGGTCGGCCATCTGGGGCCGGATCTGCTGGGTGCCGACTGGGACCCGGCGGAGGCGTCCCGTCGGATCGCCGCCCGCCCGGAGGTGCCGATCGCCGAGGCGCTGCTGGATCAGCGGAATCTGGCCGGGGTGGGCAATCTGTACAAGGCGGAGACGTTGTTCCTGCGCGGCCTCTGGCCGTGGACCCGGGTGGCGGATGTCGCCGACCTGACCGGCACGGTGGTGCTGGCGCAGCGGCTGGTCGCCTCGAACCGGGGGCGTTGGACGCAGACCACCACCGGCTCGCTGCGGCGCGGGGAGACGAGCTACGTGTACGGGCGCCGGGCCCAGCCGTGCCGCCGATGCGGAGCAGCCATCCAGAAGCTGGAAAGCGGACGGCCCGTCCAGAAGCTGGAAAGCGGACGGCCCGTCCAGAAGGTAGAGAGCGGACGGCCCCTCCAGCAGGCAGGAACTCAGCGAGCCGAAAGCTCCCCGATAAGGATCACCAGCGGCCGGATCGGCACGAAGGCGGAGCTGGAGGACCGCATCACATACTGGTGCCCCCGCTGCCAGCCGGAGCCGGCCCGGGCGAACTGAACCGGGCCGTCCGGTCCCGCAGTTCGGCGAGTCCCTCGGCGATGCCGCGCAGGCGTTCCGCCGCGTCGACCAGCCCGAAATACGCCGGGTGCCGGGTGTCCGCGACCGGATGCCCGTCCTCGGCCACATAGCTCGCCGCCGCCGCCACGAGCTCCTCGAAGGCGGTGACGCCCTCGACGAACTGCTCGGCCAGGGCGGCGTGCGACTGCTCCAGCGCGGCTCGCTGAGCCGGCTGCCCGAGCGGGATGGCGCGTTCGACGCTGGCCACCCGCTGGCCGAGGTCTCGCAGCCAGTGTTCGGCGGTGGCGGCTTCCAGCGCGGCGGTCTCGCCGGGGCCGGTGAGCCGGCCCGCCAGCCCGACCATGGTGGTCGAGGCCCGGTCGAGCCGGTCCCACGCGTCGGCGATCGCGGAGCCACGCATCGCATACCGGTTCTTCTGCCGGCGCACCTCGTGCAGGACGGTGCGGCCGACCTGGGTGCGTTCCAGGGCGGCGGTGAACCGGGGGCCGGGCAGGGCCGGCTCGGGGGCGGGCTGGGCGGACAGCTCGCGGTAGTCACGCCACCGCCAGCGGGCCAGCACCACCGAGGCACCGGCCCCGGCGGCCCACGCGGCGTCCGCGATGCCGATCCCCGCGTAGGGGACCAGCACCATGGCCGCCGCGGTCAGGCCGCCGCCGAGCACACTCCACCGTCGCGCCGACCCACGCAGTTTCTTGAGCCGGCGGAAGTATCTGCTCCGCTCGTCCACCTCATGCCCCTTCGAGCGCCGGTGTCGGTCAGCCGGCGGCCGTGGTGTCGCCGCGCTTCTGGTTCATGCTGGCGCGGATCTCGTCGAGCCGCGCCACCCCCGCCGCGTCGGCCGGCGTGGCGTTCTGCTGACCGCCGACCGCCGGCTGGGCGGCCGCGCCGCCCAGCTTGTCGCCGGCCATGCTGGCCCGGATCTGCTCCAGGCGGGACGAGCCGGCCAGGTCCAGGCTGGACTTCTGCACCTCGAGCATGCGGCCCTCGACCGAGTTGGACGCCAGCTCGGCGCGGCCCATCGCGCTCGCGTACCGCTGCTCGATCTTGTCGCGCACCTGGTCCAGCGACGGCGTGTTGCCCGGCGCGGCCAGCTGCGACATCGACTCCAGCGACTTGGCCACGGTTTCCTGCATCTTGGCCTGCTCCAGCTGGCTGAGCAGGCGGGACCGCTCGGCGATGCGCTGCTGCAGCACCATCGCGTTGTTCTCGACGGCCTTGCGGGCCTGACCGGCGGCGCCGAGGGCCTGGTCGTGCAGCGTCTTCAGATCTTCCATCGACTGCTCGCCGGAGACCAGCTGGGTGGCCAGGGTCTGCGCCGTCTGCTCGTACTTCTGCGCCTCGGCCTCGTCGCCGGCGGCCCGGGCCCGGTCGGCCAGCACGAGCGCCTGCCGCGCCATGCCCTGCAGTTTCTCGACCTCGGACATCTGGCGGGACAGCTTCATCTCGAGCTGCCGCTGGTTGCCGATGACGGCCGCGGCCTGCTGGACAAGGGCCTGGTGCTGCCGCTGCGCATCCTCGATGGCCTGCTGGATCTGCACCTTCGGGTCGGCGTACTCGTCAATTTTCGCGCCGAAGAGCGCCATCATGTAATGCCAGCCCTTGACGAACGGGTTCGCCATCTCGCGGTATCCCCTCAATGTCGCTCGGTCGGTCGCGTCGCGGCCCGGAAGCCGACGCGAAACCATCGTGTCAGCCCGATGCCAGTGACGTCACGCGACCTACGGGGGATCTCAGGGTCTCCCCTGGCTTCGAGCCTGAGAACGAGGCTACGCCCCTCGGGTCTCCCGAGCGAGATTCGGAAGCCCCCTAGAACCGCCCGCCGCCACCGGCGGCGGCGCCGAAATCATCCTTCGGGCGCGATGTGGTCCCTCCGGTCCCGCTCACACCGACGCGCCGGTACGTCGTGAACCCCACCCGTGGCCGGGCAACCCACCCACCGTGGGTGAGCAGCACCACAGTCGCGGGCACGGATGCCCGGATTCGGCGGAGAGCGAACAGTCCGGATCGCGGGAGCCGGCGACGGGGGAACGACAGAATCCCGCGGCCACGGCCACCGGCCGGCGCAAGCGGGATCCCCATGTCACGGAGACGACGCCGGAAGCGTCGCTAAGCCGCGTAGACCACGTCCCGCTTCTTGTTGCGGGTGGCGTGCAGCGTCGCCTTCAGGGGCGACTCCTGGCGCACCGAGACCGACACGCTGCCGTCGGTCGCCACCTGACGGGCCGGCTCGCCCGGCTTGTCGTCGACCGGCACCAGCACGCCCTCCATGTTCTCCGCGAGCGACAGCGTGCTGCTGACCTCGCTGAGCAACTCGGACAGGCGGGCGCCGAGCGCGTCGCAGATGGCCGCGAGCAGCTCGCTGGAGGCCTCTTTCTGACCACGCTCGATCTCGGACAGATAACCCAGGCTGACGTTCGCGGCGGTCGACACCTCGCGCAGCGTGCGGTGCTGTCCCTGCCGGCGCGCACGAAGTGCGTCGCCGATAACCCGGCGTAGCAGGACCATGGCACCTCCTCCTGCGGGCGGGGCCGCCGGCAACACGCCGGAGGCTTCCCGCAACCGTACCTGCCGCGAGCGACGGCGACATCCCGCCCCGCCGAATTCCTCGGGGCCCGCCCCGCGCGGCACAACCGGACAACCGGCGCATCAGCGGAGATATTCCCTGCTCAGACTGAAGCCGGCGCGGCACGCAGCACGTCGGTGAGCAATTGCAGGACGGCCGTCACACTTTCGGTGCGGACCGCCGCCCGGTTCCCGGTCAGGTTCAGCTCACGCACCCGGGTGCCGGGCGGCCCGGCGACGGCCACATAGACCAGTCCGACCGGCTTGCCGTCCTGCGGCTCGGGGCCGGCGACGCCGGTCGTCGCGAGGCCCCAGTCGGCGCCGCAGCGGTCCCGGGCGCCCTCGGCGAGCCGGCCGGCCACATCCGGGTCGACCGGGCCGCGTTCGGCCAACAGGGCCGCCGGCACCCCGGCGAGCGTGCCCTTCAGCTCGGTGGCATAGACCACCAGACCACCCCGGTAGACCGCGCTCACCCCGGGTATCTCGACGATCGTCGCGGCGACCAGGCCACCGGTCAGCGACTCCGCGGTCGCCAGGGTCTGCCGCCGCTCGACCAGCATGTGCACGGCCGCCGCGGCGGCCACCGGCATCTCCATGGAACCCCCTCAGACGCAACTGATCCCGATATGGGCAGATCGGCCGCGTTTAAACCATCAGACGCCGGCGGTACGTCGCAGGCGCAGCGCCTGCACCACGTAGTCGAACCCGGTGGCCACGGTGACCAGCAGCGCCGCGTACATCACCCAGGGGCCCACCACGTCGAACGGCGCCGGGACCGGCCACAGGTACCAGACGATCGCCAGCGTCTGCAGCCCGGTCTTGAGTTTGCCGCCCCGCGACGCGGGAATCACCCCGTACCGGATGACCCAGAACCGCAGCGCCGTCACCCCCCACTCCCGGGCCAGGATCAGCACCGTGATCCACCAGGGCAGCACGTCGTACGCGGAGAGCAGGACCAGCGCGGTGCCGGTCAGCGCCTTGTCCGCGATCGGGTCGGCGATCTTGCCGAACGAGGTGACCAGGTGCCAC
Protein-coding regions in this window:
- a CDS encoding LLM class F420-dependent oxidoreductase; its protein translation is MRLVIFTEPQQGASHDDLLRVAKAAEDGGFDGFFRSDHYVKMGDVSGAPGPSDAWITLAALAVQTSRIRLGTLVSSATFRLPGPLAIAVAQVDAMSGGRIEFGLGGGWFDTEHQAYGIPFPPLGERFDRLDEQLQVITGLWGTPAGETFSFDGKHYRLTDSPALPKPVQSPLPVIVGGHGKKRTPDLAARFAAEFNVPFSKIDELPAHFDRVRAASAAIGRAEPPAFSAAAVLCAGRDDTELRRRAAAIGREVEEMRESGGVVGTPGEVVETIKRYAEAGASRLFLQVLDLSDIEHIELVASEVLPHI
- a CDS encoding S-adenosyl-l-methionine hydroxide adenosyltransferase family protein, with product MAGYGWISFTTDYGTFDGFVAACHGSIARVAPDVRVIDVTHHVPPADVTRGAAVLAQTAPHLPPSVHLAVVDPGVGTARRGVVLATPGGLLVGPDNGLLIWAAESLGGITAAHELGNKEWTLGDVSRTFHGRDVFAPAAARLAGGAAPSEAGPALDPASLVRLPDPVASVGDGWIEAEVLTVDRFGNVQLAAEGALLSGLGTELTVNGTVRARRGATFADVGAGELLVYTDSADQVAIAVNNGRAVVVLSVVPGDMVRIAERR
- a CDS encoding PspA/IM30 family protein is translated as MANPFVKGWHYMMALFGAKIDEYADPKVQIQQAIEDAQRQHQALVQQAAAVIGNQRQLEMKLSRQMSEVEKLQGMARQALVLADRARAAGDEAEAQKYEQTAQTLATQLVSGEQSMEDLKTLHDQALGAAGQARKAVENNAMVLQQRIAERSRLLSQLEQAKMQETVAKSLESMSQLAAPGNTPSLDQVRDKIEQRYASAMGRAELASNSVEGRMLEVQKSSLDLAGSSRLEQIRASMAGDKLGGAAAQPAVGGQQNATPADAAGVARLDEIRASMNQKRGDTTAAG
- a CDS encoding helix-turn-helix domain-containing protein, with translation MVLLRRVIGDALRARRQGQHRTLREVSTAANVSLGYLSEIERGQKEASSELLAAICDALGARLSELLSEVSSTLSLAENMEGVLVPVDDKPGEPARQVATDGSVSVSVRQESPLKATLHATRNKKRDVVYAA
- a CDS encoding CinA family protein — encoded protein: MEMPVAAAAAVHMLVERRQTLATAESLTGGLVAATIVEIPGVSAVYRGGLVVYATELKGTLAGVPAALLAERGPVDPDVAGRLAEGARDRCGADWGLATTGVAGPEPQDGKPVGLVYVAVAGPPGTRVRELNLTGNRAAVRTESVTAVLQLLTDVLRAAPASV
- the pgsA gene encoding CDP-diacylglycerol--glycerol-3-phosphate 3-phosphatidyltransferase, with product MTDEPVPVAAPRVVSLYNAANALTVVRLILVPVFLALVVASRMTDHDWRVGACLAFCVASATDFVDGWIARRWHLVTSFGKIADPIADKALTGTALVLLSAYDVLPWWITVLILAREWGVTALRFWVIRYGVIPASRGGKLKTGLQTLAIVWYLWPVPAPFDVVGPWVMYAALLVTVATGFDYVVQALRLRRTAGV